The Nocardioides ochotonae genome segment ACGAGCTGGTCGCCGCGATGAAGCCCGGCTCGGTGCTCGTCGACATCGCCGTGGACCAGGGCGGCTGCTTCGAGGACACCCGGCCCACCACCCACGCGGACCCGACGTACACGGTGCACGGCTCGACGTTCTACTGCGTGGCCAACATGCCGGGCGCGGTGCCGAACACCTCGACCTATGCCCTCACCAACGCCACGCTGCCCTACGTCGTCGCGCTCGCCGGCAAGGGCTGGCACCGCGCCTGCACCGAGGACGGCGCGCTGGCGCGCGGCCTGAGCACCCACGCCGGCCGGCTGACCAACGCCGCCGTCGGCGAGGCGACCGGGATCCAGGCCATCGCGGTGACCGAGGCGCTCGCTGCCGGTGGCTGAGGTCTCCCGGGCGGTCCGCACCTACCTCGACCACCTCTCCGTCGAGCGCGGGCTGGCCGCCAACACGCTGCAGTCCTACCGTCGCGACCTGCGCCGCTACAGCGCGCACCTGGCCGCGGTCGGCATCGCCGACCTCGACGAGGTCACCGAGGCCACGGTCGCCGAGTTCCTGGCGCGGCTGCGCGAGGGCGACGAGGAGCACCCGCCGCTGAGCGCGACGTCCGCGGCCCGCACGGTCGTGGCCGTCCGCGGCTTCCACCGCTTCGCGGTCGCCGACGGGCTGGCCCAGGCCGACCCTGCCGCTGCGGTGAAGCCGCCGACCCCGGCCAAGCGGCTGCCCAAGGCGCTGCCGCTCTCCGACGTGGAGGCGATCCTCGAGGCCGCCGGCGCGCCCGGCACCGTGCTGGCCCTGCGCGACCGGGCCCTGCTCGAGGTGCTCTACGGCACCGGGGCGCGGATCTCCGAGGCCGTCGGCCTCGACGTCGACGACCTCGACTGGGGCCCCGCGGGCCCGGAGGCCTCCGGCGACGGCACCGTGCTGCTGCGCGGCAAGGGCGGCAAGGAACGCCTGGTCCCCGTGGGCTCCTACGCCCGCGAGGCGGTCGCCGCCTACCTGGTGCGCGGTCGGCCCGCGCTCCTCGCCGAGGGGCGGGGGACACCCGCGCTCTTCCTCAACGCGCGCGGCGGCCGGCTCTCGCGCCAGTCGGCCTGGGCGGTGCTCACCAAGGCCGCCGACCGGGCCGGCGTGACGCGCGACGTCAGCCCGCACACGCTGCGCCACTCCTTCGCCACGCACCTGCTCGACGGCGGCGCCGACGTGCGCGTCGTGCAGGAGCTCCTGGGGCACGCGTCGGTGACCACGACCCAGGTCTACACACTGGTCACCGTGGACAACCTCCGCGAGGTCTTCGCGACCGCACATCCGAGAGCACGGGACTGATGACTGAGACCAAGACCGACGGCGCCGCATGGGTCCCCCGGGTCGACGACCCGGACCGGGTCTACGAGGCGATCAGCGACTGGGCCGCCCGCCAGGGCCTCGCGCTGTACCCGCACCAGGACGAGGCGATCATCGAGCTGCTGGGCGGCAACAACGTGGTGCTGGCGACCCCGACCGGCTCGGGCAAGTCGCTGGTCGCCATCGGCGCGCACGCCGCCGCGCTGGCCGGTGACCGGGTCAGCTTCTACACCGCGCCGATCAAGGCGCTGGTGAGCGAGAAGTTCTTCGCGCTGTGCGAGGTGTTCGGCGCCGAGAACGTCGGCATGCTCACCGGCGACGCCTCGGTGAACGCCGACGCCCCGATCATCTGCTGCACCGCGGAGGTGCTGGCCAACCTGGCGCTGCGTGAGGGCGCGAGCGCCGACGTGGGGCTCGTGGTGATGGATGAGTTCCACTTCTACACCGAGCCCGACCGCGGCTGGGCCTGGCAGGTGCCGCTGCTGGAGCTGCCGCACGCGCAGTTCCTGCTGATGTCGGCCACCCTCGGCGACGTCAGCGAGCTGGCCGCCGACCTGACCACGCGCAACGGGCGCGAGACGGCCATCGTCGACGACGCCGAGCGCCCGGTGCCGCTGACCTTCAGCTATGCCCTGACCCCGCTCGCGGAGACCGTCGAGGAGCTGGTCACGACGGGGCAGTCCCCGGTCTACGTCGTGCACTTCACCCAGGCCGCGGCCGTCGAGCACGCCACCTCGCTGCTCTCGCCGTCCTCGGGGATCGGCCAGCCCAGCAAGGAGGTGCGCGACGAGATCGCCGAGCGGATCGGTGCCTTCCGCTTCGGCGCCGGCTTCGGCAAGACCCTGTCCAAGCTGCTGCGCCGCGGCATCGGCGTGCACCACGCCGGCATGCTGCCGCGCTACCGCCGCCTGGTCGAGCAGCTGGCCCAGAGCGGGGTGCTACGCGTCATCTGCGGCACCGACACCCTCGGCGTGGGCATCAACGTCCCGATCCGCACGGTGCTGTTCACCGGGCTGGCCAAGTTCGACGGCAACCGCCAGCGGATCCTGCGCAGCCGCGAGTTCCTGCAGATCGCCGGGCGCGCGGGCCGGGCCGGCTACGACACCGCCGGCTACGTCGTGGTCCAGGCGCCCGAGCACGTCATCGAGAACGAGCGCGCCAAGGCCAAGTCGGCCGCCAAGAACGCCGCGAACCCGAAGAAGAAGTCCAAGGCCCAGCTCAAGAAGCCGCCGGAGGGCGCGGTGGTGTGGAGCGAGCAGACCTTCGACAAGCTCGTCTCCGGCCAGCCCGAGCAGCTGGTCTCGCGGATGAAGGTCGACAACTCCATGCTGATCAACGTCCTCGCCCGCGAGGAGGACGCCTTCGCGGTGATGCGCCGCCTGCTGACCGACAACCACGAGGACGTGCGCCAGCAGCGCCGCCTGGCCCGGCGCGCGCTGCGGCTGGCCCGCTCGCTCCTGCACTCGGGGGTGATCACCCGCCTGGACGAGCTCGACGAGCACGGGCGCCGCTACGTCCTCACCGTCGACCTGCCGGCCGACTTCGCGCTCAACCAGCCGCTCGCGCACTTCGCGCTCGCCGCCCTCGACGTGCTCGACCCGGACTCCCCGGACCACGCCCTGGACGTGGTGTCGGTCATCGAGAGCGTGCTGGACGCGCCGCGCCAGATCCTGTTCGCCCAGCAGCACGCCGCGCGCGGCGAGGCGATCGCGGAGATGAAGGCCGACGGGCTGGAGTACGACGAGCGGATGGCGCTGCTGGAGGAGATCACCTGGCCCCAGCCGCTGGCCGAGCTGCTCGGCGCGACGTACGAGATCTACCGCCAGCGCCACCCGTGGCTGCCCGAGGACGCCCTCGGTCCGAAGTCGGTGGTGCGGGAGATGTACGAGCAGGGGATGAGCTTCACCGACTTCGTGCGCCGCTACCAGCTGGCCCGCTCGGAGGGACTGGTGCTTCGCTACCTCACCGATGCCTACCGCACGCTGCGCCAGACGGTGCCGGAGGCGCACCGCACCGCCGAGCTGGAGGACCTCCAGGAGTGGCTGGGGGAGACGGTGCGCCAGACCGACTCCTCGCTGCTCGACGAGTGGGAGGCGCTCACCGACCCGGCCGCCGTGGCGGTGCGCGCCGCGGAGCTCGCGCATGCGGGGACGCCGACCTCCGCGCGCCCGATCTCGCGCCAGGAGCGCGCCTTCGCGGTCATGGTGCGCAACGCGATGTGGCGGCGCGTCGAGCTGGTCGCCCGCGACGACCTCGACGGCCTGATGGCCCTCGAGCGCGCCGCCGCGGACCGCACCGAGCCGGCCCGCGAGGTGGTGATGACCCGCTCGCGCTGGGACGAGGCGATCGAGGCCTACTACGCCGAGCACGACCGGGTCGGCACCGACCAGGACGCGCGCGGACCCCAGCACCTCGTCGTGGAGCACGCCACCGGCGTACCGCTGGGCGTGGACCCCGACGAGCACGCCGAGGCCCGGCCGGGCGGCGCCCGGCTGTGGCGGGTGCGCCAGACCATCGCCGACCCCGAGGGCCACCACGACTGGCTCATCGAGGCCGTCGCCGACCTCGACGCCTCCGACGAGGCCGGGGAGCTGGTGCTGGCCACGGAGGCGATGCGGCGGCTGTGAGCGCATGCAGCGCGGAACCGGTCGCCCCGTAGGGTCGGGGCATGAGTGAGATCGACGTCGCCGACGCACCCGAGAACAGCCGCTACGAGGCCCGGATCGACGGGGAGCTGGCCGGCTTCGCCGACTACGTGCTGCGCGAGGGCCGCATCGTGTTCACCCACACCGAGGTCGACGACGCCTTCGAGGGCAAGGGCGTCGGCTCCGCGCTCGCCCGCGGCGCGCTGGACGACGTACGCCGCTCGGGGGAGCGCGACGTGGTGCCGATGTGCTCCTTCATCAAGGGCTGGATCGACAAGCACCCGGACTACGCCGACCTGGTCGCCGACCCGGTCTGAGCGCGTCGTACCGGCGGCGCCGCCACACGCACCGACCTCGGGTCATCTCCTCCACAGCTCTGTGCACAGGGGAGGGGTGGCCTGTGCAGGGTGCGCCTGCGCTCTGCACAGATGTCCGCACGGGTGCCCCCGTGTGGGTGAGAGCGCTTGTGAGGCGTCGGCGGGCGGTCCTAGGCTCCCCCGCAAGTCGGTCACAAGTCGTCGTGTCGACATAATGGGACGGGAGCAGCAGATGAGCGATGGCGGTTTCCGTTCCGGGACAGGCGCCCCGGACATGCCCCCGCTGGTGCGCGCCCCGCGCCCCACCCCGCCGCCACCACCGACCACTTCCGGAGATGACCACGTGTCCGACCCCCTGCCGTTCGAGCAGCCCCTGGTGCCCGAGCGCCCCGCCGCCGCCCCGACCTCCGAGGTCGTGATCGGCCCCACCGGGCGCCCGATGCCGGTGATCCCCGAGCCGAAGCCGCTCACCGAGCACGGCAACGCGCGGGTGATCGCGATGTGCAACCAGAAGGGCGGCGTCGGCAAGACCACCACCACGATCAACCTCGGTGCCGCGCTCGCCGAGTACGGCCGCAAGGTGCTGCTCGTCGACTTCGACCCGCAGGGCTCGCTCTCGGTGGGCCTCGGCCTGAACCCGCACGAGATCGACCTCACCGTCTACAACCTGTTGATGGAGCGCGACGTCGACGTCGACGACGTCATCGTGCCCACCAACGTGCCGGGCATGGACCTGCTGCCCTCCAACATCGACCTGTCCGCCGCCGAGGTGCAGCTGGTCCACGAGGTCGCCCGCGAGCAGACCCTCCAGCGGGTGCTGCGCCCGGTCATCAAGGACTACGACGTCGTCCTGATCGACTGCCAGCCCTCCCTCGGCCTGCTCACCGTCAACGCGCTCACTGCCTCCGACGGCGTGATCGTGCCGCTGGAGTGCGAGTACTTCGCGCTGCGCGGCGTGGCGCTGCTGAAGACCACCATCGACAAGGTCCAGGAGCGGCTCAACCCGCGCCTGGAGGTCGACGGCGTGCTCGGCACCATGTTCGACGGGCGCACCCTGCACGGGCGCGAGGTCATGGACCGTCTCGTCCAGGCCTGGGGCGACAAGGTGTTCCACACCGTCATCCGGCGCACCGTGAAGTTCTCCGACTCCACCGTCGCCGGGGAGCCGATCACGTCCTACGCCTCGAGCTCGACGGGCGCGGAGGCCTACCGCCAGCTCGCCCGGGAGGTGCTCGCACGTTGTCTCGACGGGTGAGCCTGCCCTCGGCCGACGACCTGTTCCGGCCGACCGTTCCGCAGCCCGAGATGGCGGCCCCGCCCCGGGCGCCGGCGGTGCGCGCCGTACCCGACCAGGTCCGCGCCGCGGACGCCGAGCCGGAGACCGAGCCCGCCGCGAAGCAGCGGACGCCGCGCAAGCCCAGCGGCCGGGTGCGCCACGACGAGAAGATGACCGTCTACGTCACCTCCGAGGAGCTGCTCGAGATCGAGCACGCGCGCCTCTCGCTGCGCCGCACCCACGGCCTGGCCGTGGATCGCGGCCGGCTGGTGCGTGAGGCGGTCTCGCTGGTCCTCGCGGACCTCGAGGCCAACGGCGAGGACAGCATCCTCGTGCGCCGGCTGACGGAGGGATGACCACGTCCGCCGACACCTCCGGCACCTCCACGGCGACCGGGGCCGTGGCGGCGACCGGGTTCGAGGTGCGGCTGGACAACTTCGAGGGCCCCTTCGACCTGCTGCTCCACCTGATCGCCAAGCACAAGCTCGACGTCACCGAGGTCGCGCTGTCGCGGGTGACCGACGAGTTCATCGCCCACGTCAAGGCCGGTGGCCCGGTGTGGGACCTGGAGCAGACGACCTCGTTCCTGCTGGTCGCCTCGACCCTGCTCGACCTCAAGGCCGCGCGGCTGCTGCCGCAGGGTGACGTGGAGGACGAGGAGGACCTGGCGCTGCTGGAGGCCCGGGACCTGCTCTTCGCCCGCCTGCTGCAGTACAAGGCGTTCAAGAGCGTCGCCGCGGTGCTCGCCGAGCGGCTCTCGGGGGAGGCCCGCCGCCACCCGCGGGCGGTCGGCCTGGAGGAGCGGTACGCCGGGCTGCTGCCCGAGGTGCTCATCGGGATCGGGCTGGAGCAGTTCGCCGCCCTCGCGGCGCGCGCGCTGGCCCCCAAGCCGGTGCCCGAGGTGCGCCTGGACCACATCCACGCGCCGCAGGTGAGCGTGCGCGAGCAGGCGGAGATCGTGGTCGAGCGGCTGCGCCGGCACGGCGCGATGACGTTCCGGGCACTGTGCGGGGACTCCCCGGACCGGCTCACCACCGTGGCCCGGTTCCTGGCCCTGCTCGAGCTCTTCCGCGAGAGCGCGGTCGGGTTCGAGCAGCTCACGCCGCTCGGCGAGCTCACCGTGCGCTGGACCGGCGAGGAGCAGACCGACCTCGATGAGCTGATCAACGACGAGTTCGACGGGGCCCCGCCCGAGGCGCCCACCGAGGGGGAGCAGCCATGAGCGAGCACACCGACGACACCGCCGCCGCGCCCGAGGTCGAGCCGGCCGCGCTGCGCCCCTCGCTCGAGGCGGTGCTGATGGTCGCCGACCAGCCGCTGGACGCGCCCACGCTGGCGACGGCGGTCGGGCACCCGGTCGAGGACGTCGTGGCCGCGCTCCAGCTCCTCGCCGAGGAGTACGCCGAGCAGGGCCGCGGCTTCGAGCTGCGCCACGTGGCCGGTGGCTGGCGCTACTACACCCGCCCCGAGCACGCAGCGGTCGTGGAGCGCTTCGTGCTGGAGGGCCAGCAGGCCCGGCTGACCCAGGCGGCGCTGGAGACCCTCGCCGTGGTCGCCTACCAACAGCCGATCTCGCGCGCCCGGGTCTCCGCGATCCGTGGGGTCAACGTCGACGGTGTGATGCGCACCCTGATCACCCGCGGCCTGGTGGAGGAGGCCGGCCGGGACCAGGAGACGGGTGCGAACCTGTACCGGACCACGGGATACTTCCTGGAGCGGATCGGCGTCACCGCGCTGGAGGACCTCCCCGAGATCGCGCCGTACCTGCCCGACATGGACGATCTCGAGGAGGAGCTGGCCGCGATGGCCGCGCCCTTCGCCGTCCCCGAGCCGCCGCCCGCACCCGAGCACACCCCCGACACCGCACCCGACACTGCACCCGACATCGGCAGCACCCACCCGAAGGACATGACGACGTGAGCCCCCAGATCGAGACCGACGACGACGGCCTGATCCGCCTGCAGAAGCTGCTGGCGCAGTCCGACGTGGCCTCCCGGCGCAAGTGCGAGCAGCTGATGCTCGACGGCCTGGTGGTGGTCGACGGCGAGGTGGTCACCCGCCTGGGCGCCAAGGTGGACCCGCGCACCGCCGTCATCCACGTCGACGGCAAGCGGCTGCCGCCGATCTCGGAGAAGGTCTACCTGGTGCTGAACAAGCCCCGCGGCGTGGTCTCCACGATGTCGGACCCCGAGGGCCGGCGCACGATCTCCGACCTGGTCGCCGACCGCCCCGAGCGGCTCTTCCACGTCGGCCGCCTCGACACCGACACCTCCGGGCTGCTGCTGCTCACCAACGACGGCGACTTCGCCAACCGGATGGCGCACCCCTCCTACGAGGTCGACAAGACCTACGTCGCGGAGGTCGAGGGCATCGTCAGCCGGGCCACGGTCAAGCGGCTGCTCGACGGGGTGACCCTCGAGGACGGCCCGGTCACGGTGAAGCGGGCCAAGCTGGTCGGCGGCAACCAGAAGGCGTCGGGCAGCTCGATCATCGAGCTGGTCATCCACGAGGGCCGCAACCGGATCGTGCGGCGCCTCCTCGACGAGGTCGGCCACCCGGTACGCCGCCTGACCCGCACCGCCTTCGGGCCGGTGCTGCTGATGGGGATGAAGCCCGGCGACATCCGCGAGCTGAGCCGCGAGGAGCTCGGGCTGCTGCTCGACAGCGCCAGCCTCTGAGGCTGGTCTCGGGCACTGACGACGCCGCGCCCCCCGTCGTACCGTGGGGCGATGGGCAGGCCGGTCCACCCCGCGCTCGCGCCGTACGTCGCCTCGCTGACGGCCTACGACGTCGACCTCGGCGCGCCCGGGGTGCACCGGGGCCTGCCCGGGACCACGCTCACCCTCGTGCTGCCGGCGGGGGAGCCGCTCGACGTCGGGTGGGCCGGCCGGCCGGAGACCCGGGCGCGGCGCTGGTCAACGCTCTCGGGCCTGCACGCCCACCCCGCGCAGATCCACCACGACGGCCACCAGGCCGGGGTGCAGCTGGCGCTGACGACCGCCGGCGCCCGGGCGCTGCTGGGCGTCCCCGCGGCCGCACTGGCGGGCACCCTGGTCGAGCTCGAGGACGTCGTCCCGGCCCTGTGGGACCTGCCCGAGCGGCTCGCCGGGGTCGGTCCCGAGCAACGCGCGGCGCTGGTGCAGCAGGTCCTGCTGGCCCGGCTGGGCCGGTCGGGCCGTGCGGCGCGGCCGCCACGGGCCGAGGTCGGGCGTGCCCTGGCCGCGCTCACCCGCGGCCTGCGCGTGGAGGAGGCCGCCGCGGAGGTCGGCTACTCACGGCGCCACCTCGCGACCCTGGTGCGTGCCGAGTGCGGTCTGACCCCGCGCGACGTGCGCCGCCTGGCCCGGTTCGAGCGCGCCCGGGCCGGCCTCGGCCGGGCACCTCTCGCCGAGGTCGCGCACCGCTGCGGGTACGCCGACCAGGCGCACCTGACCCGGGAGTGGGGAGCCCTGGCCGGGTGCGCGCCCACGACCTGGCTGCGCGAGGAGTTCCCGTTCCTCCAAGACCCCGAGGTCGGCGCGGACGCAGGCTGAGGACATGACCCACGCATCCGACATCCGTCTCTGGCACACCCTGACCTTCGCCGACGCCGACGCGGCGATGACCTGGCTCCGCGCGATCGGCTTCGTCGAGCACGCGACGTACCGCGACGAGGCCGACCCGGCCCTCGTCATGCACGCCGAGTGGGTGTGGCCCGAGGGCGGCGGGATCATGTTCGGCAGCCGGCGCCCCGGGGCCGCGGTCGACAACGCGGGCGGCTCGGCCGCCTACCTCGTCACCGCCGACCCCGACGCCGTCTTCGACAAGGCGGTCGCCGCCGGCGCGAGCGTGCTGCGCGAGATGGTCGAGCAGGACTACGGCGGTCGCGGCGGCAGCGTGGCCGACCCGGAGGGCAACCACTGGTCCTTCGGCGACTACCAGCCCGGCGGGGCCTGAGGCGTCCGGCGTCGCGCACCCCGCCGAGCGGCCGGGCCGGCCGCCAGTAGCCTTGTCCGGTCAGAAGAGGCCGAGGCAGGGAGCGACGTGGGGCACGCAGGCACGGACGCGCAGGACGCACCCTTCGGTCCGGTGGAGATCGTGGGCGCCGGGCTGCTCGGCACCTCGGTCGGGCTGGCCTGTCGCCGCTCCGGCGTCGAGGTCCTGCTCACCGACATCTCCTCCGAGCACGTCCGCACCGCCTCCGGCCTCGGCGCCGGGCGCCCGCGCCGGGCCGATGACCGACCCGCGCTGGTCGTGGTCGCGGTCCCGCCCGACCACCTCGGTACGGCGATCCGCGAGGCCCTGGACCGTACGGCGGGCACCGGCGCGGTCATCACCGACGTCGGCTCGGTCAAGAGCGGACCGCTGGCCGCCGTGGCCGACCACCCCGACGTCGCCCGCTACGTGGGCAGCCACCCGATGGCCGGCTCCGAGCGCTCCGGCCCGCTCGCGGGCAGCGCCTCGCTGTTCGACGGCCGTCCCTGGGCGATCACGCCCCATCTCGACTCCGACGTCGAGGCAGTCGAGCTCGTCGAGGAGATGGTGCGTCTGTGCGGGGCCACCCCGGT includes the following:
- the xerD gene encoding site-specific tyrosine recombinase XerD → MAEVSRAVRTYLDHLSVERGLAANTLQSYRRDLRRYSAHLAAVGIADLDEVTEATVAEFLARLREGDEEHPPLSATSAARTVVAVRGFHRFAVADGLAQADPAAAVKPPTPAKRLPKALPLSDVEAILEAAGAPGTVLALRDRALLEVLYGTGARISEAVGLDVDDLDWGPAGPEASGDGTVLLRGKGGKERLVPVGSYAREAVAAYLVRGRPALLAEGRGTPALFLNARGGRLSRQSAWAVLTKAADRAGVTRDVSPHTLRHSFATHLLDGGADVRVVQELLGHASVTTTQVYTLVTVDNLREVFATAHPRARD
- a CDS encoding DEAD/DEAH box helicase — its product is MTETKTDGAAWVPRVDDPDRVYEAISDWAARQGLALYPHQDEAIIELLGGNNVVLATPTGSGKSLVAIGAHAAALAGDRVSFYTAPIKALVSEKFFALCEVFGAENVGMLTGDASVNADAPIICCTAEVLANLALREGASADVGLVVMDEFHFYTEPDRGWAWQVPLLELPHAQFLLMSATLGDVSELAADLTTRNGRETAIVDDAERPVPLTFSYALTPLAETVEELVTTGQSPVYVVHFTQAAAVEHATSLLSPSSGIGQPSKEVRDEIAERIGAFRFGAGFGKTLSKLLRRGIGVHHAGMLPRYRRLVEQLAQSGVLRVICGTDTLGVGINVPIRTVLFTGLAKFDGNRQRILRSREFLQIAGRAGRAGYDTAGYVVVQAPEHVIENERAKAKSAAKNAANPKKKSKAQLKKPPEGAVVWSEQTFDKLVSGQPEQLVSRMKVDNSMLINVLAREEDAFAVMRRLLTDNHEDVRQQRRLARRALRLARSLLHSGVITRLDELDEHGRRYVLTVDLPADFALNQPLAHFALAALDVLDPDSPDHALDVVSVIESVLDAPRQILFAQQHAARGEAIAEMKADGLEYDERMALLEEITWPQPLAELLGATYEIYRQRHPWLPEDALGPKSVVREMYEQGMSFTDFVRRYQLARSEGLVLRYLTDAYRTLRQTVPEAHRTAELEDLQEWLGETVRQTDSSLLDEWEALTDPAAVAVRAAELAHAGTPTSARPISRQERAFAVMVRNAMWRRVELVARDDLDGLMALERAAADRTEPAREVVMTRSRWDEAIEAYYAEHDRVGTDQDARGPQHLVVEHATGVPLGVDPDEHAEARPGGARLWRVRQTIADPEGHHDWLIEAVADLDASDEAGELVLATEAMRRL
- a CDS encoding GNAT family N-acetyltransferase — protein: MSEIDVADAPENSRYEARIDGELAGFADYVLREGRIVFTHTEVDDAFEGKGVGSALARGALDDVRRSGERDVVPMCSFIKGWIDKHPDYADLVADPV
- a CDS encoding ParA family protein: MSDPLPFEQPLVPERPAAAPTSEVVIGPTGRPMPVIPEPKPLTEHGNARVIAMCNQKGGVGKTTTTINLGAALAEYGRKVLLVDFDPQGSLSVGLGLNPHEIDLTVYNLLMERDVDVDDVIVPTNVPGMDLLPSNIDLSAAEVQLVHEVAREQTLQRVLRPVIKDYDVVLIDCQPSLGLLTVNALTASDGVIVPLECEYFALRGVALLKTTIDKVQERLNPRLEVDGVLGTMFDGRTLHGREVMDRLVQAWGDKVFHTVIRRTVKFSDSTVAGEPITSYASSSTGAEAYRQLAREVLARCLDG
- a CDS encoding segregation and condensation protein A, whose translation is MTTSADTSGTSTATGAVAATGFEVRLDNFEGPFDLLLHLIAKHKLDVTEVALSRVTDEFIAHVKAGGPVWDLEQTTSFLLVASTLLDLKAARLLPQGDVEDEEDLALLEARDLLFARLLQYKAFKSVAAVLAERLSGEARRHPRAVGLEERYAGLLPEVLIGIGLEQFAALAARALAPKPVPEVRLDHIHAPQVSVREQAEIVVERLRRHGAMTFRALCGDSPDRLTTVARFLALLELFRESAVGFEQLTPLGELTVRWTGEEQTDLDELINDEFDGAPPEAPTEGEQP
- the scpB gene encoding SMC-Scp complex subunit ScpB, coding for MSEHTDDTAAAPEVEPAALRPSLEAVLMVADQPLDAPTLATAVGHPVEDVVAALQLLAEEYAEQGRGFELRHVAGGWRYYTRPEHAAVVERFVLEGQQARLTQAALETLAVVAYQQPISRARVSAIRGVNVDGVMRTLITRGLVEEAGRDQETGANLYRTTGYFLERIGVTALEDLPEIAPYLPDMDDLEEELAAMAAPFAVPEPPPAPEHTPDTAPDTAPDIGSTHPKDMTT
- a CDS encoding pseudouridine synthase, whose protein sequence is MSPQIETDDDGLIRLQKLLAQSDVASRRKCEQLMLDGLVVVDGEVVTRLGAKVDPRTAVIHVDGKRLPPISEKVYLVLNKPRGVVSTMSDPEGRRTISDLVADRPERLFHVGRLDTDTSGLLLLTNDGDFANRMAHPSYEVDKTYVAEVEGIVSRATVKRLLDGVTLEDGPVTVKRAKLVGGNQKASGSSIIELVIHEGRNRIVRRLLDEVGHPVRRLTRTAFGPVLLMGMKPGDIRELSREELGLLLDSASL
- a CDS encoding helix-turn-helix domain-containing protein, whose translation is MGRPVHPALAPYVASLTAYDVDLGAPGVHRGLPGTTLTLVLPAGEPLDVGWAGRPETRARRWSTLSGLHAHPAQIHHDGHQAGVQLALTTAGARALLGVPAAALAGTLVELEDVVPALWDLPERLAGVGPEQRAALVQQVLLARLGRSGRAARPPRAEVGRALAALTRGLRVEEAAAEVGYSRRHLATLVRAECGLTPRDVRRLARFERARAGLGRAPLAEVAHRCGYADQAHLTREWGALAGCAPTTWLREEFPFLQDPEVGADAG
- a CDS encoding VOC family protein — its product is MTHASDIRLWHTLTFADADAAMTWLRAIGFVEHATYRDEADPALVMHAEWVWPEGGGIMFGSRRPGAAVDNAGGSAAYLVTADPDAVFDKAVAAGASVLREMVEQDYGGRGGSVADPEGNHWSFGDYQPGGA